The DNA segment TGGCGGATTCCATGCTTGCAATCCGACTCCATTGTCAAACGCTTATTTAACTCAGATTGTAACAGCTAATTAAGCATTATCAAATTCACCTCAAAAGGAAATGCAGGTATCTGTTGCTATCTTATAATCATGTGCTAGCACACGGCTTGTAAGATCATATCATTTTACATTTAACGATATTCAACAAAAGGAAACATAACAGACGAGCGTTACCGAAGAGCTGGTGCAAGTGATCATAGAACTAAGGAACCTCTCCAACTAATACTCAATCGATTGTTTTATAATGTTACTAAATGACAAAGAAAATAAAATATTGTACTTTGAGTTTAATGAAAGCGACATAGACAGTAATATCTGTAATTAACTTTAATCCACACAggtaataaaaataaaaacaattaAAACTGTCCTTAGACATAGCCAAGTGTTCATAAATTAACGAAGTTTGTAAATTATACAATGTTCATTTTAAGTCGCTCCAATGAAAGGGTTTTCCCCCCAGCTCCACCAATGGTTTTGTTGAGCTGCCCTACAATTCAGAAATCTAGCTCATTTTGTGAGTCAATCTACGTCAATTATGATGGAGTTATCAACATACATTCATTTGCGATACTTCTCACCGCAACGAACCGAACAGGTTTACTTTGCTTTACAAAAAGTGACATAGCCCGTAATGCAGCTCAGTTTTGTGGTACATAATTATCTCCTTTTATCACACCGCTAGCAGCCTCCGACTGGGAGCAATGACAAGCACGGTTCACGTTACAACGCACTAAACAGCAACTCTCCAATTGCAAGAGCTCCAGAAAATGGCATCACTGGAGAGAAAAAAACGACCCGAGAGCATTTGTAAACCCGAAAGATTAAAATAATCTTTTGAAACTGCCGTACAAATAAATAACATGAACTGATCATTCAAAATACATAGTCAACCTATGACACTTCATTGGCAGACTTTAAAGTTAACTCTCAAATCAGTTTTTTTCCTGCGACTGGCTCGGCCAACATTACTTTAAGACTGCTTTAAGAGCATACAATTTTAATGTTTTCAAAACACAAGACTAAAAGTGAACGTTTCCTAATATATTCTTGTTAAAATTACTGTAGTTTATTAATTACACTGTTCTTTGCAAATCATAAACATTTGGTGGTGAGAACCTCACTTAAAAAACAGCTATGTTGTTGAGCTAAACCCTTCTAAGACTAGATTTGAGCTGTTATCTGACAATCAAACGAAGAGCCCCGATGAAACCGGACTTTCTTCTTTGAAAGTGACGAGAATCTACAGCCACAACAAGCCATTAGCACCTGCCTATACAAACACCTCATAACTGTAAACACTGCCCAACCGAGTAGAATGAGAGGGCTAATAGATCAGCTGGCTATCAAATATCGCATCTATTTATATTATATTACCAAATGGCTTCTCTGTCCAAAAATATCCACAACATATACACAAAAATTCAAGCATTCCTCTGACAATCCGATTGCGCTTTTTTGAACATTCTCTTTTCCTCTCAGACACGCACTTTGAGTTTCTTTATAAATGCTAGGATTAATTAGCTCTATTTAGTGGCAGGCAATGACGAGCCCAAGAGCGATTGGATGCCGACGCCCGGCCCTGCCTTATATTTTACACTCCAgagcatctgtgctcctctaaactGATCAGTAGCTTTAGAAGCACAGGCTGGACTGCACTTGATCTGTTTCTTGACAACTTAGAAAGAGAGAAAACAGGCGAGCGAAAGAGAAAACAAACAAGAAGTTGGTGCTAGTACTGCAGTGTTTGGTTTCCACACTAACGCTGCCATCCAAATTTTATGATGAACGTTACCCTTTGAGATTAACACAGTTCGAAGTGCCTTTTTATTGCAACATCCAATAATATTGCTGATTTTATTTCTCTGAAGTTGGCGCCTGTAAAACCAGCCGCATTGGATCCGTCAGCGTATTGCGAGACTCCGGTGTACAACCCGGATCTCTGCCCCAACATGATAGCTGCCCAAGCCAAACTAGTCTACCACCTAAACAAGTATTATAATGAGAAATGTCAAGCTCGAAAGGCCGCTATAGCTAAGACCATCAGGGAAGTGTGTAAAGTGGTGTCAGACGTGCTCAAGGAAGTAGAAGTGCAGGAGCCACGGTTTATCAGCTCTCTCAACGAGATCGACAGCCGCTTTGAAGGCTTGGAAGTAATTTCCCCTACCGAGTTCGAGGTGGTCCTCTACCTGAACCAGATGGGAGTTTTCAACTTCGTGGACGACGGCTCCTTACCTGGCTGCGCCGTGCTGAAGCTAAGCGACGGTCGCAAGAGGAGCATGTCTCTCTGGGTGGAATTCATTACGGCTTCGGGATATCTCTCTGCGCGTAAGATCCGCTCCAGGTTTCAAACACTGGTGGCTCAGGCTGTGGACAAATGTAGCTACCGGGACGTAGTGAAGATGGTGgccgacaccagtgaggtgaagctcCGGATCAGGGACCGTTACATAGTGCAGATCACTCCCGCTTTCAAGTGCACTGGGATTTGGCCGAGGAGCGCGGCGCACTGGCCACTGCCTCACATCCCCTGGCCTGGGCCGAACCGGGTGGCCGAGGTCAAGGCCGAGGGGTTCAACTTGCTCTCCAAAGAGTGTTACTCCCTCTCCGGCAAACAGAGCTCAGCGGAGAGCGATGCTTGGGTTTTACAGTTCGCCGAGGCCGAGAACAGGCTTTTGCTCGGGGGCTGTCGGAAGAAATGTCTGTCCGTCCTCAAAACTTTGCGCGATCGGCACCTTGAACTCCCCGGACAGCCTCTCTATAACTACCACATGAAAACTCTGGTTTCCTATGAATGTGAGAAACATCCCAGGGAATCGGACTGGGACGAGTCGTGTTTGGGAGATCGCCTAAACGGGATTCTACTGCAGCTCATCTCCTGCCTTCAATGTCGCAGATGTCCACATTATTTCTTACCCAATCTAGATTTATTTCAGGGCAAACCACATACCGCTTTGGAAAACGCAGCAAAACAAACCTGGCGCCTGGCGAGAGAGATACTCACCAACCCCAAAAGCTTAGAAAAACTTTGAAAATGAACATTTACAACGTTTAAACTGTGGTttttattacatattaaagaaaCTCGCATTTGTCGTTCAGTTGTGGCTGTTGATGTTTTGTGTACCGTGAATTCTTAGACGAACAAGCTGACTGGTTCCATTTTTTTTGGATACGGCTGGACATTTTTCTTGCTAAAAGAAGACATTGCCATCAAGGTATTTGTAGATAAATATCACTGAAGTTTATTGCTATCTGATGTGTCTAACGCAAAAGTTTACATTCTGGCGACAGTGATCGTTTCAGATTTTTGCTTGTTCATTCCTTTTATTACTCATTCCACCATTACTTGAATTGTTATTTAAACTATACCCAAATGGAAATATGAACGTTGCTTATACATAATGCTTGAATATCGAATACTGGAGAAAATATTAAAAATATGCACTTGGAAAACACTGGATTAGAACATTGTGACTAATAACATTTTGAAATTCTTGTTGCTGAAAATATTTAATTTGAAGTTAATAAAAGAAACGATTAAAATCCTTGCTGCTTGCAGTTTGTAATGAATTACTTAGTCAAATATTCTATATTGCagtaaaaggctaatcattattgCTAGTCTCAATATCTACAAGAAGGCGCCAGCAGATAAATTGTTCAAAAATTCAATGAATGATAAAAGATACAAAAACGCCACAATATATTGTAAAGTAGTCTATAGAAATCTAGTCATTTTTTGAATGACAGCCTGTTTCGACGttgataatataaaataaatactatAGTTTCAATAAATTGTTACAAATGCTTATGTAGACCAAACTAGGATTAAAAATCCTTGGTTATGTTTATGTAAATAATCTTAGACAATATAAAATGCAATTCTGTACAAAGCCTATGCTGTTGCAATTCTGCGACAAAAACAATTATTTGTACATGATGGTTCCTTGTACGTTTATTACAGCAGTCAGATTAATTAACGGTAAAAAGTAACCAAAAAATTATATTTTATCAAAACGTATCAAGACCTCGTGTTTAATCCAGTAATTTAGAATAAGTCTTGGATAATATGAACGTGAAGATCACTCAAGATCTATAAAATCACTGATATATTCATTAAATAAGTGAGGGAGCGGGCCTAAAAACGGTAATTTAACGTATTTGCATATGAAATTACAACAATTGCAGCATATGAAACCGCATCGAGGAATGGTTTAATATTTTAACTAAATTGCACATCAGCAAATTTGTCAACTGACTGAATTTTACAGCTTTTTAAATAAGAAATGATATAACCATGTACATGCCAACTTGCTTTTTTGTTCtcaaagtattttttaaaagtCTCGATGTTAGAAATAATGTTGAGTGGAAGCAGTGCCATATAAAATTGGTTAATCTCTTCTGGGCATTGACTTTTCAGCTGTATGTAAATACAGTAGAAACATAAGCTCAAAGCAGAAAATGAACAAAAATCTATAACGAGCTTAACAAAACAGTAACGTTTTAATGCAACAAAAACAGACTTACAAATCTGAATCAGAACTACTCCCATCCCATCAAAAACAAAATCTTACAAAGGAACTGATTTGTACTTTCAAGAATTTGAACAATATggatatttatttaaatattttacaatATCCCAAGCTAAGTGTAATTTTCAGTCAATTTTTGTTTGCGAACCGGGTGCGCATGAAAGACGTCATTAGCCCCTTGTGAAACCATAGACGCTTTTACCAAGTTATTTTACGTTTCTTGTATTACCCACCTAAGCATGACCCCATAACGTTTGTTTCTAAATAAAATCAAGTACTGCAGTTAACAATTACGTTTTGATGCAAGAACGGAAAGATAATTTAATGCTGTTAATGCGTGGACTAAAAAAATGAACTGACTTCTCAAGAACAAATGTGAGTTCTTAATGTAAATGCAAACCACAATCAAATCAGAACAATACATTAACTATAGCGTGCATGACGTACATTTGTTTTAATAACATTTTGTTGATTTTAATGATTCAACCTGTACCTAATAAAAGCAAATTTTAAAGAAACCAAAAATACATTGTAAAAGCTGTACAACGTTAATCAAGTCCGTCACCAGAGGTGACGATGAAAGTTAGTGAGTTAAGTAGACCCAAACTTTCCTGCCTTATGTTACTTTGTAAAATTTAATACAGCATAGTAGAAAGAAGAATTAGAGTCTTTGGGAACAAACTCGTAGTTTTCTTTATTGGTTAAGAGCTGATAAAATAGTCACACGCTGTGTTACTATTTGAATGTTAAAGGCTTTGTCCAGACTTGCGTTTATGCTTCTCATTATAAGAACTATTAATACTATGATGTAAACTTAAATCAAACAAAACCAGAATAAAAACAAGATGGAGTGAAACAGGTGGGTCAAGCTTAGCACTAAAAAGGGAATCCATGAGAGATTGTTATGTTTAATTAAATTCTACGGGTCTGTTTCAAAACATTACATCAAAATACAATCATAAATCGTAACTAAATTAGATATGAACTACTGTTATCTCGGCTTGGTCCTCGCAAGTATACTTAAGGTATTGCAAAATTGTAAATACTTGATCTGCAGGCAGTGTACGAGACAACTAGCTGCAAAGAAAACTGGGCCAAGGCCTGAATGTGGTGGTTTGAAAAAGCCATCAACTTTTTTTGTAGGCCCGGATAAGACTAGGTTAAAGATCAAATCGCGTCTTTAGTCCTGCCAGTTTTATTCACTAAAGACTCATCAAACTGTATCGGCTACTTTAAATAAACGAGTCTCAAGAGATGTAGATATCAAACACTCTTTTGACGTCTGTTTGTAGTACTGAatatctcacacactgacactcatgcaGAACTTTTCGAGTATTTCATAAGGTGCTTTGAACACGTGATCAATACATTGAGCTATATAATCTTCAGTGAGAAAAGCTATAGTATTACATTTTACAATAGCTTCCCAATAGTACCTACACAACATGACTATATTACTACATCCCAAAGCACCCACTGGCTTTGTTCCAATTTTGAAACTGACTTGGCCACAAACGTTAGCTTTATATGCAGTGTTATTTTTAAGATGTGAAACTGACATGGCTGCGAGATGCGGGTCGATCAATTTTATTGCACAAAAATGAGTACGGCCGAGTTGCTTGAGTGTGTAATACCAGAGGGACCGGAGTAAAATAGGAAAAAAACACTTTTTATATTAATGCGACTTTCAGGAATATACAACAATTGCAATTAGCAAAATTTGCAAACTTTCTTGTTTTCCCTTCCTGTTCCTGTTATCAATTTAATATTTGCAGAAATATTTTGGTTAATTTCTAATTAATTCTAAGCACACTACGAAAATGTAGGTGATTGTAGGTCATTTACAGTATTTTCGGACTTGGCTGAAAATATAAGACTTGATTTTAAAAAAAGTACTCGAATAACTTATTGTAACTTCTCAACACGTCATTTTATATTGCTGGGGAAATAAACTTAAACGTGTATTACAAAATTGAGAATGTGTTAATATTCGGGtaattttattttcaaattttcAGATGAAATCGGTAGTCCTTCCATGCACAAACACTGTAATTTAATATTGGGTCAAAGTTTAATGTCATTCAAAACAAATGAGGAAAGTGACGAATAAAACATGGCTTAACATACCACAAATACCACAAACTATAAGTTCTGATGTAAACAGGTATCTTGCAAATATTAAAATAACTTACTTTTGGGTCGATTTTTTTAAATCCTTGGTCATCCTCGTCTACTTCGAAATAGATTTCAGTGGTGGTGATAGATAAGGTTCCTTTAGCAACTACCACCGGTGCGATTAGCTGAGCTGGAGTACTCAGGACAACGGGGCCTGCAAGTAGACATCCAAATCTTTATTCTCTGTATGGATCTTACCAACGAATGTGATTTCAAACAGAGTTCATTTTAAATTTAATAATTTGACGAAACCGGTTTACCGCGATCACGTGTGGCAGTTTCTCAGAACATTAATTAGCACGCAGAATATTATCACtgactgtacaaagaacaaagaagagtacagcacaggaacaggccattcggccctccaagcctgcgccgatcttgattcctgcctaaactaacaccttctgcacttccggggcccataatccctctattcccttcctattcatgtatttgtctagatgtctcttaaacgtcgctatcgtatctgctgccaccacctcccctggcagcaagttc comes from the Heterodontus francisci isolate sHetFra1 chromosome 6, sHetFra1.hap1, whole genome shotgun sequence genome and includes:
- the LOC137371247 gene encoding putative nucleotidyltransferase MAB21L1; the encoded protein is MIAAQAKLVYHLNKYYNEKCQARKAAIAKTIREVCKVVSDVLKEVEVQEPRFISSLNEIDSRFEGLEVISPTEFEVVLYLNQMGVFNFVDDGSLPGCAVLKLSDGRKRSMSLWVEFITASGYLSARKIRSRFQTLVAQAVDKCSYRDVVKMVADTSEVKLRIRDRYIVQITPAFKCTGIWPRSAAHWPLPHIPWPGPNRVAEVKAEGFNLLSKECYSLSGKQSSAESDAWVLQFAEAENRLLLGGCRKKCLSVLKTLRDRHLELPGQPLYNYHMKTLVSYECEKHPRESDWDESCLGDRLNGILLQLISCLQCRRCPHYFLPNLDLFQGKPHTALENAAKQTWRLAREILTNPKSLEKL